One Methylosinus sp. LW4 genomic region harbors:
- a CDS encoding glycerophosphodiester phosphodiesterase family protein, translating to MRQSGGDRYHWLTEHKIAHRGLHDLAKGVAENSLSAARAAACAGYAIECDVQASADGEVVVFHDETLERLTDATGRLDALSHFEIARLTLRGTREGVPTLRDLLATIGGNVPLFIEIKSRFDGDLTLARNVADIVAHYRGAVAIESFDPAPIAELRAHFDRLGISGVPLGIVAEASYEGPDWSFLTAAQREELTQFSHVARTRPDFLSWNVADLPHAIPRRCREELGVPVTTWTVRSAEQAKAALAFADQIVFEGFAP from the coding sequence ATGCGCCAGAGCGGCGGCGATCGTTACCATTGGCTCACGGAACATAAGATCGCGCATAGAGGCCTGCACGATCTCGCGAAAGGCGTGGCCGAGAATTCGCTGTCGGCGGCGCGCGCCGCCGCCTGCGCCGGCTACGCGATAGAATGCGACGTGCAGGCGAGCGCCGATGGCGAGGTCGTCGTCTTCCACGACGAGACATTGGAGCGCCTGACCGATGCGACGGGCCGTCTCGACGCGCTCAGTCATTTCGAGATCGCGCGGCTCACCTTGCGCGGAACGCGCGAGGGCGTGCCGACGCTGCGCGATCTTCTCGCGACGATCGGCGGAAATGTTCCGCTCTTCATCGAGATCAAGAGCCGCTTCGACGGCGATCTCACCCTCGCGCGCAATGTCGCGGACATCGTCGCGCATTATCGCGGAGCCGTGGCGATCGAGAGCTTCGACCCCGCGCCGATCGCCGAATTGCGCGCGCATTTCGATCGGTTGGGCATTTCCGGCGTTCCGCTCGGCATTGTCGCAGAGGCGTCTTACGAAGGGCCGGACTGGAGCTTTCTCACCGCCGCGCAACGGGAGGAACTCACGCAATTCTCCCATGTCGCGCGCACGCGGCCGGATTTTCTCTCCTGGAACGTCGCCGATCTGCCGCATGCGATTCCGCGCCGCTGCCGCGAGGAGCTCGGCGTTCCGGTGACGACATGGACGGTGCGCAGCGCGGAACAGGCGAAGGCCGCTCTCGCCTTCGCCGATCAGATCGTCTTCGAGGGATTTGCGCCGTGA
- a CDS encoding DUF1269 domain-containing protein: MSDLVVIVYPTEAKAEDIRQKLFELQKEYVIEISDAVIAVKEPSGHVKLNQLINTTAAGAVSGTFWGALIGLIFLNPLLGAAIGAGAGALSGALTDYGINDAFMKQLSETLQPGNAALFVLIRKLTTDKLLDAVKGTGGIVLKTSLDHNKEQALRDALAAHVSTAVAAPSTP, from the coding sequence ATGTCCGATCTCGTTGTCATCGTCTATCCGACCGAGGCCAAGGCCGAGGATATTCGGCAAAAGCTGTTCGAGCTGCAGAAGGAATATGTGATCGAGATCAGCGACGCCGTGATCGCGGTGAAGGAGCCGAGCGGCCATGTGAAGCTCAATCAGCTCATCAACACCACCGCGGCCGGCGCCGTCAGCGGCACCTTCTGGGGCGCGCTGATCGGGCTCATCTTCCTCAATCCGCTGCTCGGCGCGGCGATCGGCGCGGGCGCGGGCGCGCTCAGCGGCGCGCTCACCGATTACGGCATCAACGACGCTTTCATGAAGCAGCTCTCGGAGACGCTTCAGCCCGGCAACGCCGCGCTCTTCGTGCTGATCCGCAAGCTGACCACCGACAAGCTGCTCGACGCGGTGAAGGGCACTGGCGGCATCGTGCTCAAGACCTCGCTCGACCACAATAAGGAGCAGGCGCTGCGCGACGCGCTCGCCGCGCATGTGTCGACGGCGGTCGCTGCGCCTTCGACGCCTTGA
- a CDS encoding bifunctional ADP-dependent NAD(P)H-hydrate dehydratase/NAD(P)H-hydrate epimerase, with protein MPLGPYPPELLTTAQMARADRLTIESGVAGMALMEKAAAAIAAAATAFLVKTAGRRVLVLCGPGNNGGDGYVAARILRSQRFKVRVAALTPPDTLNGDARLAAASWDGRVEDAATCDFKGVDLVIDALFGTGLARDLDGPTAELILRLNAWREETKQKVIAIDIPSGVDGTSGAIRGVAVQADSTVTFFRLKCGHLLLPGRLRCGTISCAHIGIRSNVLEKIQPQTFVNEPAAWRDALRLPGVEGHKYARGHAVVVSGGASHTGAARLSALAALRGGAGLVTLATPQEAFAINAPALTAVMLRVADGPAGLAALLEDKRKNVVALGPGLGVGEASCALVEAALAPSKERRAAVLDADALTSFALAPDRLREAIRAAPGPVVLTPHGGEFARLFHGQRWERTISGAPISKLERTRDAARDIGAIVIFKGPDTVVAAPDGRASILAEASPWLATAGSGDVLTGIVAGLLAQGMEPFAAASCAVWMHAAAADDFGAGLIADDIIDRLPAAWRRLVSIQP; from the coding sequence ATGCCGCTCGGACCCTATCCGCCCGAACTTTTGACCACAGCGCAAATGGCGCGCGCCGACCGCCTCACCATAGAGAGCGGCGTCGCCGGCATGGCGCTGATGGAGAAGGCCGCCGCCGCCATAGCCGCGGCCGCCACCGCCTTTCTGGTGAAGACGGCGGGGCGGCGCGTGCTGGTGCTGTGCGGGCCGGGCAATAATGGCGGCGACGGCTATGTCGCCGCGCGCATATTGCGCAGCCAGCGCTTCAAGGTGCGCGTCGCCGCGCTCACGCCGCCGGACACGCTCAATGGCGACGCGCGCTTGGCCGCGGCGAGCTGGGATGGCCGCGTCGAGGACGCCGCCACTTGCGATTTCAAAGGCGTCGATCTCGTCATCGACGCTTTGTTCGGCACGGGTCTCGCGCGTGATCTGGACGGGCCGACGGCGGAGCTGATCCTGCGTCTCAACGCCTGGCGCGAGGAGACCAAGCAGAAGGTCATCGCCATCGACATTCCCTCCGGGGTCGACGGCACCAGCGGCGCCATTCGCGGCGTCGCCGTGCAGGCCGATTCGACAGTCACTTTCTTCCGTCTGAAATGCGGGCATCTGCTGCTGCCGGGTCGGCTTCGCTGCGGAACAATCTCCTGCGCCCATATCGGCATAAGGTCGAATGTGCTGGAGAAGATCCAGCCGCAGACCTTCGTCAACGAGCCCGCCGCTTGGCGCGACGCTCTGCGCCTGCCCGGCGTCGAGGGCCATAAATATGCGCGCGGCCATGCGGTGGTGGTCTCGGGCGGCGCCTCGCATACGGGCGCGGCGCGGCTCTCGGCGCTGGCGGCGCTGCGCGGCGGCGCCGGGCTCGTCACTCTGGCGACGCCGCAGGAGGCTTTCGCCATCAACGCGCCGGCGCTGACCGCGGTGATGCTGCGCGTCGCCGACGGGCCTGCCGGGCTCGCCGCTCTGCTCGAGGACAAGCGCAAGAATGTCGTCGCTCTGGGGCCGGGGCTCGGCGTCGGCGAGGCGAGCTGCGCTCTGGTCGAGGCCGCGCTCGCGCCGTCGAAGGAGCGCCGCGCGGCCGTGCTCGACGCCGATGCGCTCACCAGCTTCGCGCTCGCGCCCGACCGTCTGCGCGAGGCGATTCGCGCCGCGCCCGGCCCGGTCGTGCTGACGCCGCATGGCGGCGAGTTCGCGCGGCTTTTTCACGGCCAGCGCTGGGAGCGGACGATCAGCGGCGCGCCCATCTCCAAGCTGGAGCGCACGCGCGACGCCGCGCGCGATATCGGCGCCATCGTTATTTTCAAAGGACCGGACACTGTGGTCGCCGCGCCGGACGGGCGCGCGTCCATATTGGCGGAGGCTTCGCCCTGGCTCGCCACCGCCGGTTCCGGCGACGTTCTCACCGGCATTGTCGCCGGCCTGCTGGCGCAAGGCATGGAGCCTTTCGCCGCCGCTTCCTGCGCGGTGTGGATGCACGCCGCCGCGGCGGATGATTTCGGCGCGGGCCTCATCGCGGACGATATCATCGACCGTCTGCCGGCGGCTTGGCGCCGGCTGGTTTCGATTCAGCCCTAG
- a CDS encoding multicopper oxidase family protein codes for MLMKFDNHLPLAALDVIGAGQTGGWGKIAISVEARSVKYTDSVAAPASPNAWCYIRQGSPQERAASLENYLGPIVNVTRGRPLEVVWINRIGSMPAEKPGDARSLAMPPIDPPPMDLAEDIDQYKSMNYPVGVVAHLHGAKARPDSDGWPLSPASFEGNPYGMPAYRSYCYPNDQRAAMLWFHDHGMDNTAVQVHAGLAGLYFVRDNSDAELFHLIGDETQELPLVIQDRCLNADGAGVSYLKGVPLQKDPATGKRSFIRPEFLGDTILVNGRPWPHAHVNPKIYRLRILNGSNARSYALTLADPDGKIGGKIWYGDLLTAIGNDGGLFSRGEKLEELDYLLLAPGERLDVLLDLTQIDNDVLGSLHLVNLSIAGYDPAQPEQEPIFQNDANSVFAPGTPEALKAIAFTPKSDGPHADLPLANVMEFRIVDAAHTHGAATPAAPAAHHAAAAPLDRVTLDKILLRYADDESFRWDASKPGLTRANADAPVVRNRFVLLMNDTAGKADVEPVSPITGGPWRDTQMWELRPSTAPAGDLSAFTAPFDAKLATPWEEGQPAAGVAYQVSRAFFFEPADPNPPHAARHADPLWPLATDNVDPAGYPPIYRYAHLYRHNPAAGRAVIRPREGSYERWYVANIGNDQAHLADGVPDMHPFHMHLVNFVVLRRFRLRKDASENSLFARIERRLDFDGVVRHDTVRIQSNELVELLVHFPRGYTGVYPYHCHLVEHEDMGMMLHFDVQPQGAP; via the coding sequence ATGCTCATGAAATTCGACAATCACCTGCCGCTCGCCGCCCTCGACGTCATCGGCGCCGGCCAGACCGGCGGCTGGGGGAAGATCGCCATTTCGGTCGAGGCGCGCAGCGTCAAATATACCGATTCCGTCGCCGCGCCGGCCTCGCCCAACGCCTGGTGCTATATTCGTCAGGGCTCGCCGCAGGAGCGCGCCGCCAGCCTCGAGAATTATCTCGGCCCCATCGTCAATGTCACACGCGGGCGCCCGCTCGAGGTGGTCTGGATCAACCGAATCGGCTCCATGCCGGCGGAAAAGCCCGGAGACGCGCGCTCGCTCGCCATGCCGCCGATCGATCCGCCGCCCATGGATCTCGCCGAGGACATAGACCAGTATAAATCGATGAATTATCCGGTCGGCGTCGTCGCCCATCTGCACGGCGCCAAGGCGCGGCCGGATTCGGACGGCTGGCCGCTGAGCCCGGCGAGCTTCGAGGGCAATCCTTATGGAATGCCGGCCTATCGCTCCTATTGCTATCCCAATGACCAGCGCGCGGCCATGCTGTGGTTCCACGATCATGGCATGGACAATACGGCGGTGCAGGTGCACGCCGGCCTCGCGGGCCTCTATTTCGTGCGCGACAATTCGGACGCCGAGCTGTTCCACCTCATCGGCGACGAGACGCAGGAATTGCCGCTCGTCATTCAGGACCGCTGCCTGAACGCCGACGGCGCCGGGGTGAGCTATTTGAAGGGCGTGCCGCTGCAGAAAGATCCGGCGACCGGCAAGCGCTCCTTCATTCGGCCGGAATTTCTCGGCGACACGATTCTCGTCAATGGCCGGCCGTGGCCGCACGCCCATGTCAATCCCAAGATCTATCGCCTGCGCATTCTCAATGGCTCCAACGCTCGCAGCTATGCGCTGACGCTGGCCGATCCCGATGGAAAGATCGGCGGCAAGATCTGGTATGGCGATCTTCTCACCGCCATCGGCAATGACGGCGGCCTGTTCAGCCGCGGCGAGAAGCTCGAGGAGCTGGATTATCTGCTGCTGGCGCCGGGCGAGCGTCTCGACGTTCTGCTCGATCTCACGCAGATCGACAATGACGTCCTCGGCTCGCTCCATCTCGTCAATCTGTCGATCGCCGGCTATGACCCGGCGCAGCCGGAGCAGGAGCCGATCTTTCAGAACGACGCCAATTCCGTCTTCGCGCCGGGAACGCCAGAGGCGCTGAAGGCGATCGCCTTCACGCCAAAGAGCGACGGACCGCATGCCGATCTGCCGCTCGCCAATGTGATGGAGTTCCGCATCGTCGACGCCGCGCATACGCATGGGGCCGCGACGCCCGCTGCGCCGGCCGCGCATCACGCCGCGGCGGCGCCGCTCGATCGCGTCACGCTCGACAAGATTTTGCTGCGCTACGCCGATGACGAGAGCTTCCGCTGGGACGCCAGCAAGCCGGGGCTGACGCGCGCCAACGCCGATGCGCCCGTGGTGCGCAATCGTTTCGTGCTGCTGATGAACGACACCGCCGGCAAGGCGGATGTCGAGCCGGTCAGCCCGATCACCGGCGGCCCCTGGCGCGACACGCAAATGTGGGAGCTGCGGCCGTCCACCGCGCCGGCCGGCGACTTGAGCGCCTTCACCGCGCCCTTCGACGCCAAGCTGGCGACGCCTTGGGAGGAGGGCCAGCCCGCTGCGGGCGTCGCCTATCAGGTCTCGCGCGCCTTTTTCTTCGAGCCCGCCGATCCCAATCCGCCCCATGCGGCGCGCCACGCCGATCCGCTATGGCCGCTCGCGACCGATAATGTCGATCCGGCCGGCTATCCGCCCATCTATCGCTATGCGCATCTCTATCGGCACAATCCGGCGGCGGGGCGCGCTGTCATCCGCCCGCGCGAGGGCAGCTATGAGCGATGGTATGTCGCCAATATCGGCAATGACCAGGCGCATCTCGCCGATGGCGTTCCCGATATGCATCCGTTTCACATGCATCTGGTGAATTTCGTCGTGCTGCGGCGTTTTCGCCTGCGCAAGGACGCCTCTGAGAACTCGCTCTTCGCGCGCATAGAGCGACGGCTCGATTTCGATGGCGTCGTGCGGCATGACACTGTGCGCATCCAATCCAATGAGCTGGTCGAGCTGCTCGTGCATTTCCCGCGCGGCTATACCGGCGTCTATCCCTATCATTGCCATCTGGTGGAGCATGAGGACATGGGCATGATGCTGCATTTCGACGTGCAGCCCCAAGGCGCGCCCTGA